Proteins found in one Bacillus subtilis subsp. subtilis str. 168 genomic segment:
- the rpoC gene encoding RNA polymerase (beta' subunit) (Evidence 1a: Function from experimental evidences in the studied strain; PubMedId: 10672039, 10675340, 10910724, 11029421, 9795209, 10438769, 23070162, 22720735; Product type e: enzyme) codes for MLDVNNFEYMNIGLASPDKIRSWSFGEVKKPETINYRTLKPEKDGLFCERIFGPTKDWECHCGKYKRVRYKGVVCDRCGVEVTRAKVRRERMGHIELAAPVSHIWYFKGIPSRMGLVLDMSPRALEEVIYFASYVVTDPANTPLEKKQLLSEKEYRAYLDKYGNKFQASMGAEAIHKLLQDIDLVKEVDMLKEELKTSQGQRRTRAIKRLEVLEAFRNSGNKPSWMILDVLPVIPPELRPMVQLDGGRFATSDLNDLYRRVINRNNRLKRLLDLGAPSIIVQNEKRMLQEAVDALIDNGRRGRPVTGPGNRPLKSLSHMLKGKQGRFRQNLLGKRVDYSGRSVIVVGPHLKMYQCGLPKEMALELFKPFVMKELVEKGLAHNIKSAKRKIERVQPEVWDVLESVIKEHPVLLNRAPTLHRLGIQAFEPTLVEGRAIRLHPLVCTAYNADFDGDQMAVHVPLSAEAQAEARILMLAAQNILNPKDGKPVVTPSQDMVLGNYYLTLERAGAVGEGMVFKNTDEALLAYQNGYVHLHTRVAVAANSLKNVTFTEEQRSKLLITTVGKLVFNEILPESFPYMNEPTKSNIEEKTPDRFFLEKGADVKAVIAQQPINAPFKKGILGKIIAEIFKRFHITETSKMLDRMKNLGFKYSTKAGITVGVSDIVVLDDKQEILEEAQSKVDNVMKQFRRGLITEEERYERVISIWSAAKDVIQGKLMKSLDELNPIYMMSDSGARGNASNFTQLAGMRGLMANPAGRIIELPIKSSFREGLTVLEYFISTHGARKGLADTALKTADSGYLTRRLVDVAQDVIIRETDCGTDRGILAKPLKEGTETIERLEERLIGRFARKQVKHPETGEVLVNENELIDEDKALEIVEAGIEEVWIRSAFTCNTPHGVCKRCYGRNLATGSDVEVGEAVGIIAAQSIGEPGTQLTMRTFHTGGVAGDDITQGLPRIQELFEARNPKGQATITEIDGTVVEINEVRDKQQEIVVQGAVETRSYTAPYNSRLKVAEGDKITRGQVLTEGSIDPKELLKVTDLTTVQEYLLHEVQKVYRMQGVEIGDKHVEVMVRQMLRKVRVIDAGDTDVLPGTLLDIHQFTEANKKVLLEGNRPATGRPVLLGITKASLETDSFLSAASFQETTRVLTDAAIKGKRDELLGLKENVIIGKLVPAGTGMMKYRKVKPVSNVQPTDDMVPVE; via the coding sequence TTGCTAGATGTGAACAATTTTGAGTATATGAACATCGGTCTTGCTTCACCAGATAAAATCCGTTCATGGTCTTTTGGTGAAGTGAAAAAGCCTGAAACGATAAACTATCGTACGTTAAAACCTGAAAAGGACGGTCTATTCTGCGAACGCATTTTCGGACCGACTAAGGACTGGGAATGTCATTGCGGGAAGTACAAGCGAGTTCGTTATAAAGGCGTAGTTTGTGACCGCTGCGGAGTCGAAGTAACACGGGCTAAAGTCCGTCGTGAGAGAATGGGGCACATTGAACTGGCTGCCCCAGTTTCCCACATTTGGTATTTCAAAGGTATTCCAAGCCGTATGGGTCTTGTGCTGGATATGTCACCTCGTGCTTTAGAAGAAGTCATTTACTTTGCTTCTTACGTTGTAACTGATCCGGCGAATACACCGCTTGAAAAGAAACAGCTTCTGTCTGAGAAAGAATACCGTGCTTATCTTGATAAATACGGTAATAAATTCCAAGCATCTATGGGTGCTGAAGCAATTCATAAACTTCTTCAAGATATCGATCTTGTAAAAGAAGTTGATATGTTAAAAGAAGAGCTGAAAACTTCACAAGGACAACGCCGTACTCGTGCGATCAAACGTCTTGAAGTTTTAGAAGCCTTCCGTAACTCAGGAAACAAGCCTTCTTGGATGATCCTTGATGTGCTTCCTGTTATTCCTCCGGAGCTTAGACCGATGGTTCAGCTAGATGGCGGACGTTTTGCGACTTCTGATTTGAATGACCTTTATCGTCGTGTCATCAACCGTAACAATCGTTTGAAACGCCTTTTGGACCTTGGTGCGCCTAGCATCATCGTTCAAAACGAAAAGCGTATGCTTCAAGAGGCTGTCGATGCCCTAATTGACAACGGCCGCCGCGGACGCCCTGTAACAGGTCCTGGAAACAGACCGTTAAAATCTCTTTCTCACATGCTGAAAGGGAAGCAAGGCCGTTTCCGTCAAAACCTTCTTGGTAAACGTGTCGATTACTCCGGACGTTCTGTAATCGTTGTTGGTCCTCATTTGAAAATGTACCAATGCGGATTACCGAAGGAAATGGCACTTGAACTTTTCAAACCTTTCGTTATGAAAGAACTTGTTGAAAAAGGTCTTGCTCACAACATTAAGAGTGCGAAACGCAAAATTGAGCGCGTACAGCCTGAAGTTTGGGATGTACTAGAATCAGTTATTAAGGAGCATCCGGTACTGCTGAACCGTGCCCCTACACTTCACAGATTAGGTATCCAGGCGTTTGAACCAACGCTTGTTGAAGGACGCGCAATCCGTCTTCACCCGCTCGTATGTACAGCTTACAACGCTGACTTTGACGGTGACCAAATGGCGGTTCACGTACCATTATCTGCTGAAGCACAAGCTGAAGCACGCATCTTGATGCTTGCTGCTCAAAACATCTTGAACCCTAAAGATGGTAAACCGGTTGTAACACCGTCTCAGGATATGGTACTAGGTAACTATTACCTGACACTTGAGCGTGCCGGTGCTGTCGGTGAAGGTATGGTCTTCAAGAATACAGACGAAGCGCTTCTTGCTTATCAAAACGGATATGTTCACCTTCATACGAGAGTAGCTGTTGCAGCTAACTCACTTAAGAATGTGACATTTACCGAAGAACAGCGCTCAAAATTGTTAATTACAACTGTCGGTAAGCTTGTCTTCAATGAAATTCTTCCGGAATCATTCCCTTACATGAATGAACCAACGAAGAGCAACATTGAAGAGAAAACACCTGACCGTTTCTTCTTAGAAAAAGGTGCTGATGTTAAAGCTGTTATCGCACAGCAGCCAATCAATGCGCCGTTTAAAAAAGGCATTCTGGGTAAAATCATCGCGGAAATCTTTAAACGATTCCATATTACGGAAACGTCTAAAATGCTTGACCGCATGAAAAACCTAGGTTTCAAATATTCAACTAAAGCTGGTATTACAGTTGGGGTTTCTGACATCGTCGTACTCGATGATAAACAAGAAATTCTTGAGGAAGCGCAAAGCAAAGTTGACAACGTTATGAAGCAATTCCGCCGCGGTCTTATCACTGAAGAAGAACGCTATGAGAGAGTCATCTCTATCTGGAGTGCTGCAAAAGACGTTATCCAAGGCAAACTGATGAAATCACTTGATGAACTCAACCCGATCTACATGATGAGTGACTCTGGTGCCCGTGGTAACGCATCTAACTTTACGCAGCTTGCCGGAATGCGCGGCCTGATGGCCAACCCGGCTGGACGTATCATTGAGTTGCCGATCAAATCAAGTTTCCGTGAAGGTCTGACAGTATTGGAGTACTTTATCTCCACACACGGTGCGCGTAAAGGTCTTGCCGATACCGCTCTTAAAACTGCTGACTCAGGTTACCTTACACGCCGTCTCGTTGACGTTGCTCAGGATGTTATCATCCGTGAAACTGATTGCGGAACTGACCGAGGCATTCTTGCTAAGCCTCTTAAAGAAGGAACTGAAACAATTGAGCGCTTAGAAGAACGCTTAATCGGACGTTTTGCAAGAAAACAAGTGAAGCACCCTGAAACAGGTGAAGTGCTTGTGAATGAAAACGAACTGATCGATGAAGATAAAGCACTGGAGATTGTCGAAGCCGGCATTGAAGAAGTGTGGATCCGTTCTGCCTTCACATGTAATACGCCTCATGGTGTATGTAAACGATGCTATGGCCGAAATCTTGCAACTGGCTCCGATGTTGAAGTCGGTGAAGCTGTCGGAATCATTGCTGCCCAATCAATCGGTGAGCCTGGTACACAGTTAACAATGCGTACATTCCATACAGGCGGGGTTGCCGGAGACGATATCACACAGGGTCTTCCGCGTATCCAAGAGCTTTTCGAAGCGCGTAATCCGAAAGGTCAGGCAACAATTACAGAAATCGACGGTACAGTCGTTGAGATCAATGAAGTTCGTGATAAGCAACAGGAAATTGTGGTTCAAGGCGCAGTGGAAACACGTTCTTATACGGCACCTTACAACTCCCGCCTGAAAGTAGCGGAAGGAGATAAAATTACTCGAGGCCAAGTACTGACAGAAGGTTCAATCGATCCGAAAGAACTTCTTAAAGTGACTGACCTGACGACTGTTCAAGAGTATCTTCTCCATGAGGTTCAAAAGGTTTACCGTATGCAGGGTGTTGAAATCGGTGATAAACACGTAGAAGTAATGGTTCGCCAGATGCTTCGCAAAGTACGCGTGATTGATGCCGGTGACACTGATGTGCTTCCAGGTACATTGCTTGATATTCACCAATTTACTGAAGCGAACAAAAAGGTATTGCTTGAAGGCAACCGACCAGCTACAGGCCGTCCTGTCTTACTCGGTATTACAAAAGCATCTCTTGAAACTGATTCATTCTTATCTGCTGCTTCCTTCCAGGAAACAACACGTGTCCTTACAGATGCAGCGATCAAAGGTAAGCGTGACGAGCTTCTCGGCTTGAAAGAGAATGTTATCATCGGTAAGCTTGTTCCAGCAGGTACAGGAATGATGAAATACCGTAAAGTAAAACCAGTATCAAATGTTCAGCCGACTGACGATATGGTCCCGGTTGAATAA
- the rpsL gene encoding ribosomal protein S12 (BS12) (Evidence 1a: Function from experimental evidences in the studied strain; PubMedId: 11489846, 12682299, 16484214, 18252828, 19383706, 20007320; Product type s : structure) — MPTINQLIRKGRVSKVENSKSPALNKGYNSFKKEHTNVSSPQKRGVCTRVGTMTPKKPNSALRKYARVRLTNGIEVTAYIPGIGHNLQEHSVVLIRGGRVKDLPGVRYHIVRGALDTAGVENRAQGRSKYGTKKPKAK; from the coding sequence ATGCCTACAATTAATCAGCTAATTCGCAAAGGACGCGTGAGTAAAGTAGAAAACTCAAAGTCTCCTGCACTTAACAAAGGATACAACAGCTTTAAAAAAGAGCACACTAACGTATCTTCTCCACAAAAACGCGGGGTATGTACTCGTGTTGGTACAATGACACCGAAAAAACCGAACTCAGCACTTCGTAAATATGCTCGTGTTCGTTTGACTAACGGAATCGAGGTTACTGCTTACATTCCTGGTATCGGTCACAACCTGCAAGAGCACAGTGTTGTACTTATCCGCGGCGGACGTGTAAAAGACTTACCAGGGGTACGTTACCACATCGTTCGTGGTGCGCTTGATACTGCTGGAGTTGAAAACCGTGCACAAGGCCGTTCTAAATACGGTACGAAAAAACCTAAAGCAAAATAA
- the rulS gene encoding K-turn RNA binding protein; alternative ribosomal protein L7A (Evidence 1a: Function from experimental evidences in the studied strain; PubMedId: 11574053, 11948165, 17468242, 7657605, 22355167, 23249744, 24204571, 22720735; Product type s: structure) codes for MSYDKVSQAKSIIIGTKQTVKALKRGSVKEVVVAKDADPILTSSVVSLAEDQGISVSMVESMKKLGKACGIEVGAAAVAIIL; via the coding sequence ATGTCTTATGATAAAGTATCACAGGCCAAATCAATTATTATTGGTACGAAGCAAACAGTGAAAGCTCTAAAGCGAGGTTCAGTAAAGGAAGTAGTCGTTGCAAAAGACGCAGATCCGATACTCACGTCAAGTGTTGTTTCACTTGCTGAAGATCAAGGTATCTCTGTCTCAATGGTTGAATCCATGAAAAAGCTCGGCAAAGCCTGCGGAATTGAGGTAGGAGCAGCCGCTGTTGCCATTATTTTATAA
- the rpsG gene encoding ribosomal protein S7 (BS7) (Evidence 1a: Function from experimental evidences in the studied strain; PubMedId: 8722036, 12682299, 19653700; Product type s: structure), whose amino-acid sequence MPRKGPVAKRDVLPDPIYNSKLVSRLINKMMIDGKKGKSQTILYKSFDIIKERTGNDAMEVFEQALKNIMPVLEVKARRVGGANYQVPVEVRPERRTTLGLRWLVNYARLRGEKTMEERLANEILDAANNTGAAVKKREDTHKMAEANKAFAHYRW is encoded by the coding sequence ATGCCACGTAAAGGTCCTGTAGCAAAAAGAGATGTTTTACCTGATCCGATTTACAACTCTAAGCTTGTATCTCGTTTAATCAACAAAATGATGATCGATGGTAAAAAAGGTAAGTCTCAAACGATCCTATACAAGTCATTCGATATCATTAAAGAACGTACTGGCAATGATGCAATGGAGGTTTTCGAACAAGCATTGAAAAACATCATGCCTGTACTTGAAGTAAAAGCACGCCGTGTAGGTGGTGCGAACTACCAAGTTCCTGTAGAAGTTCGTCCTGAACGTCGTACGACTCTTGGACTTCGCTGGTTAGTTAACTACGCTCGTCTTCGTGGAGAAAAAACGATGGAAGAGCGTTTAGCTAACGAAATCCTTGACGCAGCTAACAACACTGGTGCTGCTGTTAAGAAACGTGAAGACACTCATAAGATGGCTGAAGCAAACAAAGCATTTGCTCACTATCGCTGGTAG